AGGTCGTGGCACTGGTTGCCTGAAAAGCGCAGCACCCCGGCCGAGGCGCTGCGCGCCATCACCAGCGCGCCGAGCCCGAGCTGTTCGAAATGGTTGTCGCTGATCACCGCGTGCTCGACGCGGTGGTTGATCACCACGCCGTTGCCCCGCAGCTCGCGCAGGCGGTTGCCGCCGATGCGCGCGCGATCCAGCGCCACCGGGTCCAGGCCCTCTTCGAGCACGATGCCGTCGCCGCTGCGCTCGTTGGAGCCGGAGATCTCGTTGCCCTCGATGCACAGGCCATCGACCCCGGCCCGGATGCCGTCGCCGGCGGTGTAGATGACGTTGCTGGTGATGTCCATGGGCGAGCCGGGCAGGGTGGCGCCGGTGGCGACCACGGCGGCCTGGTTGCCCACCAGCATCAGGTTGTCCACGATGCGCGTGTTGCCGAAGTGCAGGCTGATACCGTCGAGGTTGACCGCGCGCTGGCTGCAGAACATCAGGTTGCGCGCGATCCGCAGTTCGGCGGTGAGCAGGTGCTTGCGCTCCCGGTCGGGCACCGACGCGATGCCGCGTTCGGCCACCAGCGCGCACTGCTCGATCTTCGCGCCGAGCACGTTGCCGGCCAGCCCGATGGCCACGCTGGTGCCGTCGCCCACCGACAGGCCGAGCACGTTGATGTGCTGTGCGAGCAGGTCGATCACCTGGGTGGCCAGCAGCACGGCGGTGGTGCCCGAGGTGCGCGCCGCGCCCAGCAGGCTGAGGTTTTCCAGCGCCACGCCGTTGCTCTCGCTGATGTTCACCACGGTGCCGGGCTCGGTGCCCTGCAGCACGGTGGCCCAGCCCTGGCCGCGGATGCGCAGCGAGCGCGCGCCCTCGATGTTCAGCGGCGCCGACAGGTTGTAGCTGCCGATGCCCAGGCAGACCGTGCCGCCGGTGGCCTTGAGGCTGTCCACCGCCTGTTGCAGCGTGGCGCTGCCGTTGTTGTGGTTTTCCGCGCTGACGCAGACCGAGCAATCGCAGCCATGGCCCTCGGGCATGGGCGGCCACAGCGTGCGGCAGTCGGTCTCGGCGTCGGGGAAGTTGACCACAGCGAGCCGGGCGTGGTGGTGGTGGATGCCCAGCGACGGGGCGCGGTCCAGTTCTTCGATCGTGGCGTTGGTGCTGCGCGCGGCGAACACCCAGTGGTCGCCGCTGCGGAACAGGCCACCGGCCGGATCGAGGCTGAATTCAACCAGGATGCCGTGCTCCAGGAACAGGCGCGTGCCCAGCGGCGGGATCAGGATCGCACCGTTGCTGGCGGGCGCGTCCAGGTCCTGGCCGGCCACCGCGCTGCCGTCTTCGCGGCGCACCTGGCCCGACTGGTCCCAGCGCCGCACCCGGGTGTTGCGCAGCGGGTCGGTGGCCTGTTGCGCATCGGTGGGGAACAGGCCGGCGCTCAGCGGCTGGTCAAAAGTCAGCGTGCGCGCGATCGGGTCCACCCCGCTGGCGGCGCGGATGCGGCGCAGCTCGCCGGGCAGGCCGTGCAGCTCGCGGTGGTCGTCGGTGACTTCGACCCAGTCGCCGTCGTTGAAGCGCAGCACGTCGTCGCGCCCGATACTCTCCACCGTGACGCGGTCTCGCGCCGGGTTGATGTGGGTCGCGCGCGAGGCCACGCTGGCGTTGTCGCGCGACCACTTGAAGGTGGCCGTGCCGAGCGCGCCGCCCTGGTGCACCTCCACCCGGTAGAGCTGGTTCTCCAGCCCTCGGTAACCCGCGGCCGGCGGCACGCTGCAGGGGTTGGGCTCGAAGCCAGGGTCGCCGGTGGCGGTGGACAGGCGCGCGGCCGACGGCGCGGTGGCGGCCACCCAGGCGGGAATGTCCTCGTCGGGCGTGGCGCAGCTGATCGCGCCGTCGATGGGCAGCAGCTTCACCTGCCACACCGTCTGGCGCCGGCCGGTGGTGTCCACGCCGACGGCCGGCTCGATGAGCCCGGGCACCTGCAGCGCAGTCACGTCGCGTTGCCAGACGTCCAGGTACACCAGGTGCGGCCCGGCGGCGGGCAGCGCGGGCGGCTCGGGGTAGTAGGGCTGGTCCAGGTAGTCCAGCGCGGTGGTGCCGGCCAATTCGGCCAGGTGCGGGTCCCAGGCGTCGGGCGTGCCGCCGTGGTTTTCGGCCAGCAGGCCGTCCACGTACATGCGCCCCGCGCCGATGCTCAGGGCGCCACCGGCCGCCTCGATGCGGAAACCGTCGGGCGTGGTGCGCGGCACCACGCTGCCGTTGAAGGTGTCCCAGCTGCCGGCCTGCAGGCGCCGGCCGAGCTGGGCCACCCATTCGTTCCAGTCCGCATCCAGCTGGACGCGGCCCTGTTGCATGACCACGCCCAGGAAGTCCTGGCGGGCGTCAAAGCGCACGCGGCTCAGATCGAAACTCATGGTGCTCCCTCCTTCAGGATTCGTAGAAGATGCCGGCCCGCAACCCGACCCGCAGGTACTCGGCGAGGCGGATGCGCAGGTTGGCTTCGCGCTGCGCGCCGTGCAGGTGGTGAAAGACGCCCATTTCGCTTTCGTCGTCGGCGCCGCGCAGCACCTCGGGCGGTGTGGAGCGGGCGAGCTGGGCGTAGGCCGGGGTGCCGTAGACCAGCGAACTGAAACGCGGCGCGATGTGCTGCGCATCGCTGGCCGAGCCGGGCTGGCAGCGGAAGCGCGTGGGCACGATGGCGCTCAGCGGCAGCCAGGAGAAGCGCACGCAGCCCACCTGCTTGCGCGCGGCGCGCACCGGCACGGCCCAGCTGTCGCCCTCGGCCAGGGCCGCGAGCAGGATGCTGTTGGACACGCTCATCTGCGCCGCGTGCAGCTTGCCCACCACGGTGCAGGCCTCCAGCGTGAGCGCCGCGCCGGGGCCGCTGCCATCGAGCGCGGCCAGCGCCACGCCGCTGCGCGCGGTGGCGTCGATCAGGCTGTCTTGCGCGCTCAGGCTGGCGCGCTCGTGGCAGCGCACGGCGCCCACGATGCAGCGCTCGATGTGCGTCTGCAGGCCGGCGAGCTCCAGCAGCAGGCTGGGGCTGGCGGGTTGCGCCGGGCTGGCGTCCGGGTTCAGGGCGATGCCCGGCACCAGGGTGCAGTGCAGCAGGTTGAGCTGTTTCAGGGCGTTCGTGCCGTCGTCGGGCACCACCAGCGGCGCGCCGGTGATCAGCAGGCCGTTGAGCGTGCAGGCGGCGTTGGCCCCGCCGGTCACGGTGCAGCCGCCCAGGTCGAGCACCGGGCGGCGGCCGTTCTCGGCCCGGATCTCGATCTGCCCGTCGGCCACCACGGCCAGGGTCAGCGTTTCCGTGTAGCGGCGGCTGTCGCGGATTTCCACCACGCCGTTGCCCGCGATCTGGGTCAGCGCCGCGCCGATGGTGGGCTGGTCATCGGGCACGCGCACCACCAGCGTGGTGTTGGCCGGCGCCGGCAGGCTCTCGCCGCGCTCGTATTCGCCGCCGCCCAGATCGGCGCTGAAGCCTTCGTGCCAGGTCAGGCTGAGCTCGGCCGGGTCGTCGGCCTCGGGCGGCAGGGCGATGCGCCCGAGCACCGGGTCGATGGCGTAGACGCCCGCCGGCGGCGGGGTGTGGGCCCAGGTGGCGCCGTCGTCGCCCAGGTCGCAGACCACAATCTGGTCGCGCTCGATCGGCGTGCCGCCGACGCTGAGCAGCAGCGCGGGCTCTGCGTTGTCCAGCGGCGCCGCGGCGTTGGCCCGCGTACCGTAGTGCTGCGCCAGCTCGGCGGCCAGGCGCCGGCGCGAGAGCGGGCCGGGCACATGGGCCGGCTCGGCCAGGTGGGTGATGTCGTCCTCGGCGCGCGGGCGGTTGTACAGCGGCAGGTCGTGGTTGAGCGGGCTCACCCGGTAGCGGCGCGGCCCCACCCGCAGCGCCGGCGTGTCGCGGTGCCGGTAGGCCTGGATGCGCCACAGGTGCAGGCCCACGTTGGGGATGTTGTGGCGCCCCCGGCCCGACTCGATGCGCCGCATGTCCACCGTGCGGTTGGCGCTCTCGAACGCCGTGCCCACGAACTCCAGCGCCGTCCCCTGCCGCAGGTCGGGCGACTGCAGGTTGTGCGGGCGGGTGTGGTTCATGTACTGCGTGGTCACGATGCGCTGGAAATACTCCACGGCGCGCGCGTCCCAGCCGGTCACGTCGCGCGCGAGCTGCTCCAGCACCAGCGCCGTGCCCTTGCGCCGGCGCAGGGCGATGGTGTGGGCCACCTCGGCGCGCGCGCTGGCCACCCGGGGCGTGACGCCGTGCAGGCTCTGGTAGCCGATGAGGTCGCCGATGTAGGGCACGACCCAGTCGGCGCAGGTCTCGATGAACAGATCGTCGTGGAGTTGCTCCAGGCTTTCCCCGGCCACCGCGATCTGCTCGGCCAGCACGCCGATCAGCTCTTCGAGCGGCCCGCGCTCCAGGCCCAGGGCCTGCGCAAGCTCGGCGTCGCGGATGCGGTGGATGGCCGGCAGCAGTTCAAAGAGCGACTGGGTGTCTGTGGTCATGGGACTTTCCTCCGTGCTGCGCCCTGCGGGGCTGAGCGCCTTCGGAGCGGCCGTGCAGCGCTCACTGGAGTACCTTCGCCCTGCGGGCTGCGGTGCGAGCTTGCTTGGGAGCGGCCCGGCGCGGCGCTCATGGCATCACCTCCAGTTCCACCGGCTCGTCGGCCAGGGTGAGCAGTTCGGCCGGCAGCGGCTGGCCGGTGAGCGAGGCCACGGGCAGGGCCGCGAACAGGCGCGGCACCAGGCCCGGGGCCTGGCCCACGCGGTGCAGGCGGGTGACATGCACCGCCTGCACGCCCGCCACCGCCTGGGCCACGGCCGCCACCTCGTCCACCGAGACGGTCTGGCCGAAGTCGCGGCGCGCGAAGCTGAAATGCGCGCGCAGCGCGGCCTCCAGGGCCTGGAGCACCGGGTCGGTCTCGTGGCTGGCCAGCACCTTCACCGAGAGCCGCACGCGAAACCGCACGCCGAGGTGGTTGCGCAGGTGCAGCGGCACCAGCGCGTCGCCGTGGCTGCGCAGCGCCGCGCCCAGGCTGGTGAAGGTGGCGCCCGACGGCGGCACCACCGCGCCGTCCACCCCGGCGATGCTGAGGAACACGCCCCGCGCGGGGCCGGCGGGAATCCACAGCGCGTGGGCCTTGTCGATGCCGGCGAAGGCGCGCGCGAAGCTGGCGTAGTCGGTGATCGAGACCGCGCGGTCCAGCGTCAGCACGGTCAGCGGCGCGTTGTCGCGCGCGCGCTCCAGCCGCTCGCCGTCTTCGCCGCCGGTGGCGGGCTCGGGGTTCACCACCTCGCTGACGCCGAGTGGGCGCGACAGCAGCGTGGTGAGCTGGCCCGCGGCCACGTTGCCGGCCACGCCCAGGCCCTTGCGGTAGCGCGCGCGCACATTGCTCTGTCCGCTGGGCAGGCGCGCGCCTTCCACGCCGTCGCCAAACTCCACCGTGGTCAGGCCGTCGTCGTCCTGGCGCGTCTGGTAGACGCGGGCGCCGGGGCTGGCCTGGTAGAGCGTGGGCGCTTCGGTCCACAACACGTCGGCCACGCGCAGCTCCAGCGTGGACGCGCCGCCGCTGGGCGTGGGGGCGCTGACGTAGGTCAGCGGCGCCTGGTTCAGCACGAAGCGCTGGCCCGCGCTGCCCGCGTCGCCGTTGCCCAGCAGCGCCTCGACCGTTTCGCCGTGCGTGGCGGGCGCCACGTTGCCGTTGATCCGGACGCTGGCGCGCTCGTACACGTGGCGCAGCGCGGCGTCGAGCTTCAACTGCGTGTGGTCGCGCTCCAGCAGCACGGCCTGCCCGGTGTTGGCGATGTGGGCGATCTCCCGCACCAGCGGGTCGTCCTTGCGTGCCGGCGCCAGCCGGATCTCATGGCCCTTGGCCACCAGCGTGCCGCTGCGGCCGTCGCGGTCCATCAGGGCGAGCCGCAGGCGCACGGTGGACTGGCCGAGCAGTGCGGTGAAGGCCTCGGCGCCGAGCGTGACGGAGGTGAAGAACAGCAGGCGGCTGGCCGGCGCGGTCATGAAGAGTTCGTCGCCCTCGGTCAGCGCCACGCTGCCACCCTGCGCGAGCTGCAGCGACAGGCCCTGGGCACCCGCGGCGATGGCGATGCGCTGCCGGGTGCCCGAGACCGCCAGCGCCTGGCCAGGCAGCAGGCCTTCCACGCGCTGGCCCAGCGTGAGCGCGTCGCCGTGCACCGGGTGGAACAGCGGCGTGTCCACCGTGGCCAGGCGCTCGCTCTGTGCGAGCACCAGCGTGTTGCGCAGGCCGAAGCGGGCGGCGCTCAGGTTTTCGGTGGTGTCGGGCGTGAGGCGGGTGGTCTTGCCCGAGATGCCGAAGTCGTTGCGGCTGAGCTGGCTCACACGCTGGACGCGGTAGAGCCCGGTGTAGCCCGGCAGGTCGGCGTTGCCCTGGCCGGCCTCGTTGGACACCAGCGCGAACCAGGTGCCGGCGGTGATCTTGGGGTTGGCGCTCTCCAGGTCCAGCGTTGTTTCGTTGATGTGGAACTGCTTCCAGACCCAGTTCGAGGGCGTGCTCCTGTCGATCTTCTGCGCCAGGTTGGAGCCGCGGCCGCTGAGCAGGTTGGGGTCGGGCGCGTTGTGGCCGAAAAGCGCCGTGCGCTGGCGGAACGCGTGCACCTCCACCCCCACGCCGGCCGGGCTCATGGGC
This Hydrogenophaga taeniospiralis DNA region includes the following protein-coding sequences:
- a CDS encoding DUF6519 domain-containing protein gives rise to the protein MSFDLSRVRFDARQDFLGVVMQQGRVQLDADWNEWVAQLGRRLQAGSWDTFNGSVVPRTTPDGFRIEAAGGALSIGAGRMYVDGLLAENHGGTPDAWDPHLAELAGTTALDYLDQPYYPEPPALPAAGPHLVYLDVWQRDVTALQVPGLIEPAVGVDTTGRRQTVWQVKLLPIDGAISCATPDEDIPAWVAATAPSAARLSTATGDPGFEPNPCSVPPAAGYRGLENQLYRVEVHQGGALGTATFKWSRDNASVASRATHINPARDRVTVESIGRDDVLRFNDGDWVEVTDDHRELHGLPGELRRIRAASGVDPIARTLTFDQPLSAGLFPTDAQQATDPLRNTRVRRWDQSGQVRREDGSAVAGQDLDAPASNGAILIPPLGTRLFLEHGILVEFSLDPAGGLFRSGDHWVFAARSTNATIEELDRAPSLGIHHHHARLAVVNFPDAETDCRTLWPPMPEGHGCDCSVCVSAENHNNGSATLQQAVDSLKATGGTVCLGIGSYNLSAPLNIEGARSLRIRGQGWATVLQGTEPGTVVNISESNGVALENLSLLGAARTSGTTAVLLATQVIDLLAQHINVLGLSVGDGTSVAIGLAGNVLGAKIEQCALVAERGIASVPDRERKHLLTAELRIARNLMFCSQRAVNLDGISLHFGNTRIVDNLMLVGNQAAVVATGATLPGSPMDITSNVIYTAGDGIRAGVDGLCIEGNEISGSNERSGDGIVLEEGLDPVALDRARIGGNRLRELRGNGVVINHRVEHAVISDNHFEQLGLGALVMARSASAGVLRFSGNQCHDLGQAANVENTAFAAIQLVRVERADLLDNSLGRVARTATGSPAIDAVRALAMGQLRIAGNRCFGIGPDRGSGQISGLHVPPPFEHCAIDDNQVERIGDDGQKPEPLAWRAINIAPGSGVRFTHFAMASFVSAGEMGFLLTESLAAAVPARTGILSIRGNRLRGHHSSVPLNRCTGVVDCLFNTNHCEAVGESSAQPVVGQLGARTLNASNNRLIGLGDLQTLFLFPELKRAIVMGNTSTGPIVVQGGTPTPADINLTNVIGL
- a CDS encoding putative baseplate assembly protein; this translates as MSGQDTSPDDCGCCAGVDADTPARVHNPPGQPAIAYRVGRHGDFLASMQARLSSTDTPALAALGTRELSDFSLALADAMATSLDVLSFYTERYAQEHYLRTATERLSVREMARLIGYRLAPGVAASTHLAFKLLEAPGAPSEPIQIPVGTRVQSVPGQDETAQSFETVADIPARVQWNAMPVQTRVPWRPQSGNTELWLDGLATQLQPGDPILIVGSDRISDPDGEHWDVRVLSAVLPDNANARTRVLWKHPLGSAFPPMSPAGVGVEVHAFRQRTALFGHNAPDPNLLSGRGSNLAQKIDRSTPSNWVWKQFHINETTLDLESANPKITAGTWFALVSNEAGQGNADLPGYTGLYRVQRVSQLSRNDFGISGKTTRLTPDTTENLSAARFGLRNTLVLAQSERLATVDTPLFHPVHGDALTLGQRVEGLLPGQALAVSGTRQRIAIAAGAQGLSLQLAQGGSVALTEGDELFMTAPASRLLFFTSVTLGAEAFTALLGQSTVRLRLALMDRDGRSGTLVAKGHEIRLAPARKDDPLVREIAHIANTGQAVLLERDHTQLKLDAALRHVYERASVRINGNVAPATHGETVEALLGNGDAGSAGQRFVLNQAPLTYVSAPTPSGGASTLELRVADVLWTEAPTLYQASPGARVYQTRQDDDGLTTVEFGDGVEGARLPSGQSNVRARYRKGLGVAGNVAAGQLTTLLSRPLGVSEVVNPEPATGGEDGERLERARDNAPLTVLTLDRAVSITDYASFARAFAGIDKAHALWIPAGPARGVFLSIAGVDGAVVPPSGATFTSLGAALRSHGDALVPLHLRNHLGVRFRVRLSVKVLASHETDPVLQALEAALRAHFSFARRDFGQTVSVDEVAAVAQAVAGVQAVHVTRLHRVGQAPGLVPRLFAALPVASLTGQPLPAELLTLADEPVELEVMP